A region of Bombilactobacillus folatiphilus DNA encodes the following proteins:
- the aroC gene encoding chorismate synthase, translating into MFTYLTAGESHGPQLTGIIEGFPAGMTVDIQQINSALTKRQGGYGRGNRQKIEHDQIQITGGIRHQTTLGSPISLTIQNQDFSHWQDIMDPLASGSQRSNLRQVKRPRPGHADLVGGMKYRHQDLRNVLERSSARETAMRVAIGNLCEQLLQQLDIHLVGYVYQVGPQVVGNPEHLGVAAIQQQIQTNELRIVDSQQEAKIKELIDQAKLTGDTLGGVLQVIVENVPAGLGSYTSWDTKFDAQIAASVMGINAMKGVSFGDGFLNSKKLGSQAMDPIAHQPGEWYRLSNHLGGFEGGMTNGMPLIVNAAMKPLPTLYHALQSVNIDTKEVQKANVERSDTTAIVPAALVVQSVVTIELVKQLTTTFDGSNLGRLQEQVAAYRQELAHY; encoded by the coding sequence ATGTTTACGTATTTAACGGCTGGGGAATCACATGGTCCCCAATTAACAGGTATTATTGAAGGTTTTCCTGCGGGAATGACGGTGGATATCCAGCAAATTAATTCCGCGTTAACGAAGCGGCAAGGCGGTTATGGACGCGGTAATCGTCAAAAGATTGAACACGATCAAATTCAGATTACGGGCGGCATTCGCCATCAAACCACGTTGGGTTCACCAATTTCGTTAACGATCCAGAATCAAGATTTTAGTCATTGGCAAGATATTATGGATCCTTTGGCAAGTGGCTCACAACGCTCTAATTTGCGCCAAGTCAAGCGTCCCAGACCAGGACACGCTGACTTAGTTGGCGGAATGAAGTATCGTCATCAAGATTTACGCAATGTTTTAGAACGTTCATCGGCACGTGAAACTGCCATGCGGGTAGCAATTGGCAATTTGTGTGAGCAATTATTGCAACAATTAGATATTCATTTAGTTGGTTATGTTTATCAAGTTGGACCGCAGGTGGTGGGCAATCCTGAACATTTGGGGGTTGCGGCAATTCAACAACAGATCCAAACAAATGAATTACGGATTGTCGATTCTCAGCAGGAAGCCAAAATTAAAGAACTGATTGACCAAGCTAAATTGACCGGAGATACCCTAGGTGGTGTACTGCAAGTTATTGTGGAAAATGTTCCGGCAGGTTTAGGTAGCTATACCAGTTGGGATACAAAATTTGATGCACAAATTGCAGCTAGTGTTATGGGCATTAACGCAATGAAAGGAGTCAGTTTTGGTGATGGTTTTTTGAATAGTAAAAAGTTAGGCAGTCAAGCCATGGATCCAATTGCGCATCAACCTGGTGAATGGTATCGCTTGAGTAATCATTTGGGTGGTTTTGAAGGTGGAATGACCAATGGGATGCCCTTAATTGTTAATGCCGCTATGAAGCCATTGCCGACGCTTTATCATGCTTTACAATCAGTGAATATTGATACCAAAGAGGTTCAAAAAGCTAATGTAGAGCGTTCAGATACTACGGCAATTGTACCAGCTGCTTTAGTTGTTCAAAGTGTGGTTACTATTGAGTTAGTGAAACAGTTGACGACAACTTTTGATGGTTCGAATTTGGGACGGTTACAAGAACAAGTCGCTGCCTATCGGCAAGAATTAGCTCATTATTAA
- the aroA gene encoding 3-phosphoshikimate 1-carboxyvinyltransferase: MKILPHAPHGVRGTLVLPGDKSVTHRALIFGALATGTTVLTGISLGEDCLTTLAILDNFQIQLQRSLDTVRIIGRPLQAWRPRKTVLNFNNSGTAVRLFMGLLASGAWTLKLLGDASLTQRPMQRVAEPLRQLGAKIMTTEQHLPVVMTGQNLTGTKVVLPIASAQVKSAVILAALHAQGATTIVEKWPTRNHTELLLEQFGGRIKTASDQKTITIWPKTVLQAQELVIPGDLSAAAFWLTAAVIVPHSQLKLKHVGLNPTRSGFLRVLQQMGANLTVQRQTRTGEIVGDLLIQSSQLTAIQLTASQIPSIIDELPLVALLAAYAEGTSTITGAQELHYKETDRIQTVAQELQKLGVKIQTQPDGWLIQGSTDWQWNHEPLDSHGDHRLAMMLSIAVLNLPTGIPLANERSVAISYPQFWQDLNTIIGV; encoded by the coding sequence ATGAAAATTTTACCACATGCACCTCATGGTGTTCGGGGAACCTTAGTATTACCGGGTGATAAAAGTGTTACTCATCGGGCGCTGATTTTTGGTGCTTTGGCAACTGGGACAACAGTTTTAACTGGAATTAGTTTGGGAGAAGATTGTTTAACCACCTTAGCTATTTTGGATAACTTTCAAATTCAGCTGCAACGTTCTTTGGATACGGTTCGGATTATTGGTCGTCCACTTCAGGCTTGGCGACCACGAAAAACAGTTTTAAATTTTAATAATTCTGGTACTGCCGTTCGTTTGTTTATGGGACTTTTGGCAAGTGGTGCTTGGACGTTAAAATTGTTGGGCGACGCTTCGCTAACCCAACGTCCGATGCAACGAGTAGCAGAACCGTTGAGGCAATTAGGCGCCAAGATCATGACAACTGAGCAGCATTTACCCGTTGTCATGACGGGCCAGAATTTAACCGGCACGAAAGTTGTTTTGCCGATTGCGAGTGCACAAGTCAAAAGTGCAGTCATTTTGGCAGCATTACACGCGCAAGGGGCGACAACCATTGTGGAAAAATGGCCTACCAGAAATCATACCGAATTACTTTTGGAACAATTTGGCGGACGCATAAAAACGGCTAGTGATCAAAAAACAATCACCATCTGGCCAAAAACAGTATTGCAGGCTCAAGAATTAGTCATTCCCGGTGATTTATCTGCAGCAGCGTTTTGGTTAACTGCCGCGGTAATTGTGCCTCATTCACAATTAAAATTAAAACATGTCGGTTTGAATCCAACACGGAGTGGTTTTTTGCGTGTATTACAACAAATGGGAGCTAATTTGACCGTTCAACGGCAAACACGGACAGGAGAAATTGTTGGTGATTTGCTGATTCAAAGTAGTCAGTTGACTGCCATTCAGCTGACAGCATCCCAAATTCCCAGTATTATTGATGAATTGCCATTGGTGGCGTTATTAGCCGCCTATGCTGAGGGAACGAGCACGATTACGGGAGCACAAGAATTGCATTATAAGGAGACGGATCGTATCCAAACCGTAGCACAGGAACTTCAGAAATTAGGTGTCAAAATTCAAACTCAGCCCGACGGATGGCTGATTCAAGGTTCAACTGATTGGCAGTGGAATCATGAGCCTTTAGATAGTCATGGTGACCATCGTTTAGCCATGATGCTTTCAATTGCAGTACTTAATTTACCAACGGGGATTCCATTGGCTAACGAGCGAAGTGTAGCTATTTCGTATCCACAGTTTTGGCAAGATTTAAATACAATTATTGGAGTTTGA
- a CDS encoding shikimate kinase, with the protein MMDIVLTGFMGSGKTTIGPLLAQELRLPFFDLDVQIVQLTGCSIVELFEDGENYFRQKEQEVLQKVIKQPGVLALGGGTPTRPSNRELLRHSGAQIILLEAQIQTIWQRLQQTQVQRPLVQTKDQLVALKKQRQKNYQQVANLCVQTDNYTPQQVVKQIAEQVLILRGSENYRN; encoded by the coding sequence ATGATGGATATTGTTTTGACAGGCTTTATGGGTAGTGGCAAAACGACGATTGGGCCTTTGTTGGCGCAAGAGTTACGATTGCCATTTTTTGATTTAGATGTCCAAATTGTGCAGTTGACGGGGTGTTCGATAGTCGAATTGTTTGAAGATGGCGAAAATTATTTTCGACAAAAGGAACAAGAGGTTTTGCAAAAGGTGATTAAACAACCAGGGGTGTTGGCTTTGGGTGGAGGCACACCGACAAGGCCATCTAATCGAGAACTTTTAAGACATTCGGGTGCTCAAATTATTCTATTAGAAGCCCAAATACAGACTATTTGGCAACGTTTGCAACAGACACAGGTACAGCGACCATTAGTTCAAACTAAAGATCAATTGGTGGCATTAAAGAAACAGCGTCAAAAAAATTATCAGCAAGTAGCAAATTTATGTGTGCAAACGGATAATTACACACCCCAGCAAGTTGTCAAACAAATTGCTGAACAAGTTCTAATTTTGAGAGGTAGCGAGAATTACAGAAACTAA
- a CDS encoding C1 family peptidase, translating into MTKAIEQQDLQQFTQDLQQIPATNILQNSVANNGIYQASENLKARVAMDPTFSIDLNTGKVADQKQSGLCWVFAALNTLRHPMQAKFKIKDFELSQGYVFFWDKLEKSNYFYENVIDTASLPIGDRKVDFLMTTPQQDGGQWDMVCALFEKYGVVPKSVMPDTASRTNSSELNKVLNTKLRKDAVSLRQWLDDGVPVDTVEERKDQMLSEVYRMLVYALGEPPVQFDWSYRDDDNQFHAERQITPQAFYKKYINLNLPDYLSTINAPTADKPYNHVYTVEMLGNVVDGRGVRHLNLDLADFKASAVKQLQNGEAIWFGSDVGAMSDRKKGILDTEIYDLNGLFNIDFKMTKAQRLDYAESLMDHAMVITGVDLDDNGQPTKWKIENSWGEKAGNKGYFVMSDSWFDEFVYQLVINKKYLPERAQAVYEQEVNTPKVLAPWDPMGALA; encoded by the coding sequence ATGACAAAAGCAATCGAACAACAAGATTTACAGCAATTTACGCAAGATTTACAACAAATTCCCGCCACAAATATTTTACAAAATAGTGTCGCTAACAACGGAATTTATCAAGCAAGTGAAAACTTAAAAGCCCGCGTGGCAATGGATCCTACTTTTTCCATTGATTTAAATACGGGCAAAGTTGCCGATCAAAAACAATCCGGTTTATGCTGGGTATTTGCGGCTTTAAATACTTTGCGCCATCCTATGCAAGCAAAATTCAAGATTAAAGATTTTGAGTTGTCCCAAGGTTATGTGTTCTTCTGGGACAAGTTAGAAAAATCTAACTATTTCTATGAAAATGTTATTGACACTGCCAGTCTACCAATTGGCGATCGCAAAGTCGATTTCTTAATGACGACGCCACAACAAGATGGTGGCCAATGGGATATGGTTTGTGCTTTATTCGAAAAATATGGCGTCGTGCCCAAAAGTGTCATGCCAGACACCGCCAGCCGCACGAATTCTTCAGAACTCAATAAGGTGTTAAATACTAAATTACGTAAAGATGCCGTTTCTTTGCGCCAATGGCTGGATGATGGCGTACCTGTGGACACTGTGGAAGAACGCAAAGACCAAATGTTATCAGAAGTTTATCGAATGCTAGTTTATGCCTTAGGTGAGCCACCCGTACAATTTGATTGGTCATATCGTGATGATGATAATCAATTTCATGCTGAAAGGCAAATAACACCACAAGCTTTTTACAAGAAATATATCAACCTTAATTTGCCTGATTATCTTTCCACAATTAACGCGCCGACTGCAGATAAACCTTACAATCACGTTTATACAGTCGAAATGTTAGGTAATGTGGTTGATGGTCGTGGCGTCCGTCATTTAAACTTAGATCTAGCCGATTTCAAAGCCAGCGCGGTCAAGCAACTACAAAACGGCGAAGCTATCTGGTTTGGCAGCGATGTTGGGGCTATGTCTGATCGTAAAAAGGGTATTTTGGACACCGAAATTTATGATTTGAATGGTTTATTTAATATCGACTTTAAGATGACCAAAGCACAACGTCTCGATTACGCCGAAAGTTTGATGGATCACGCCATGGTAATTACGGGCGTAGATCTTGATGACAACGGACAACCAACCAAGTGGAAAATTGAAAATTCTTGGGGTGAAAAAGCCGGTAATAAGGGTTACTTTGTAATGAGTGACAGCTGGTTTGACGAATTTGTTTATCAATTAGTCATCAACAAAAAGTATCTTCCCGAACGTGCACAAGCTGTTTACGAACAAGAAGTGAACACACCGAAAGTTTTGGCTCCTTGGGATCCCATGGGGGCGTTAGCTTAA
- the rpiA gene encoding ribose-5-phosphate isomerase RpiA: MTQSELKQTAAIKAADAVHNDMTIGLGTGSTVYYLVEELGRRVQEDKLQIDCASTSKRTFEQAQQLGIRMHPLSEMQTLDLTIDGADEIDAHFQGIKGGGAALTYEKIVALNSKHNLWIVDQTKLVSQLGAFPLPLEVNPFGCQQLIDRLTQEGLHPKLRYTQQKKLVKTDMNNYIVDLHLEQIKHPHLLADWLDHQSGIIEHGLFLDLVNEVVVGQASGPKVIAEIR; the protein is encoded by the coding sequence ATGACTCAATCTGAATTAAAACAAACAGCCGCCATCAAAGCCGCGGATGCCGTCCACAATGATATGACAATTGGCCTAGGTACCGGCTCCACTGTTTACTATCTCGTCGAGGAATTAGGCCGACGCGTTCAAGAAGACAAGTTACAAATTGATTGTGCTTCTACTTCTAAGCGTACTTTTGAGCAAGCGCAACAATTAGGTATTCGCATGCATCCCCTATCTGAAATGCAAACTTTGGATTTGACAATTGACGGAGCTGACGAAATTGACGCTCATTTTCAAGGAATCAAGGGGGGTGGCGCTGCTTTAACTTATGAAAAAATTGTGGCCCTCAATTCTAAGCACAATTTGTGGATCGTCGACCAAACAAAATTAGTTTCCCAATTAGGGGCTTTCCCATTGCCACTGGAAGTGAATCCGTTTGGTTGTCAGCAATTAATTGACCGTTTGACTCAAGAAGGCTTACATCCCAAATTACGCTATACTCAACAAAAAAAATTGGTAAAAACAGACATGAATAATTACATTGTTGATTTACATCTTGAGCAAATCAAGCATCCTCATCTCTTGGCTGATTGGTTAGATCATCAATCGGGAATTATTGAACACGGTCTGTTTTTAGATTTAGTCAATGAAGTTGTCGTTGGTCAAGCCAGTGGTCCTAAAGTTATCGCAGAGATTCGTTAA
- a CDS encoding GNAT family N-acetyltransferase — protein sequence MFKQNNDEFYQQNTQGQITATLHYTLIPERQALSIDQVFVPPAFRNQGHARQILQVALDWADSQNLKIIPICPYARQVFQTEPHLTNLLADQSTKENPNDSI from the coding sequence ATGTTTAAGCAAAATAATGATGAATTTTACCAACAGAACACGCAAGGACAAATCACGGCGACGCTACATTATACTTTAATTCCAGAGCGACAAGCGTTAAGCATTGATCAAGTCTTTGTACCACCAGCTTTTCGTAACCAAGGACATGCACGCCAAATTTTGCAAGTAGCGCTAGATTGGGCTGACTCGCAAAACTTGAAAATTATTCCAATTTGTCCGTACGCTCGCCAAGTTTTTCAAACAGAACCTCATTTAACTAACTTATTAGCTGACCAATCAACTAAGGAGAATCCTAATGACTCAATCTGA
- a CDS encoding dUTP diphosphatase, translating into MPERRFEIVTSYQNQGLTLPKRQTIAAAGYDLAAAQDFVVPSIWKQPLAQFILHKSKSQARDLWQKWVQKALKPVLVPTGIKVSLPEDEVLLLVNRSSGPLNRGLVLPNSVGVIDADYYNNPQNEGEIFVQLLNYYPRDYLIKKGERICQGIFTKYLTTVDDQISQQQRQGGFGSSGK; encoded by the coding sequence GTGCCAGAACGCAGATTTGAAATTGTTACAAGTTACCAAAATCAAGGTCTCACTTTGCCAAAAAGACAAACAATCGCTGCAGCTGGTTATGATTTGGCAGCGGCCCAAGATTTTGTGGTACCTTCAATTTGGAAACAACCATTAGCGCAATTTATTTTGCACAAAAGTAAGTCACAGGCGCGCGATCTTTGGCAAAAATGGGTGCAAAAAGCTCTAAAACCAGTTTTAGTACCCACGGGAATTAAGGTTAGTTTGCCGGAAGATGAGGTTTTGTTGCTAGTTAATCGCTCCAGTGGCCCGCTCAATCGCGGGTTAGTGTTACCCAATTCTGTGGGCGTGATTGATGCTGATTACTACAATAATCCGCAAAACGAAGGCGAAATTTTTGTACAATTATTGAATTATTATCCACGTGATTATTTAATTAAAAAGGGTGAACGGATTTGCCAAGGTATTTTTACGAAATATTTGACGACTGTTGACGATCAAATCAGCCAGCAACAACGTCAAGGCGGCTTTGGTTCATCTGGAAAGTAG
- the radA gene encoding DNA repair protein RadA, producing MAKAKTRYICQTCGYVSPQMLGRCPNCGAWNQMVEEIERPVNTKATPSRTSVSHSQPMKLNAVQFDEQQRHQTGISELDRVLGGGVVPGSLVLIGGDPGIGKSTLLLQVSGQLAQTGGKVLYVSGEESASQIKLRANRLQITADNLYLYPETDMSAIRDAIAEQKPNYLVIDSVQTMNEPELASAIGSVAQIREVTAELMNIAKQQGVSVFVVGHVTKGGAIAGPKILEHMVDTVLYFEGDLHHNYRILRSVKNRFGSTNEIGMFEMNNDGLREVTNPSEIFLEERLAQATGSAVVVSMEGTRPILVEIQSLISPTLYGNAKRTTTGLDHNRVSVIMAVLEKRANILLQNQDAYLKATGGVRLNEPAIDLAMAMAIVSSYKDQGLAPDECFVGEIGLTGEIRRVNLIEQRIKEAAKLGFQKIYVPANNDIDVHDFPEIQIVGVKTIGKTIKQVFGTRI from the coding sequence GTGGCAAAAGCAAAAACGCGTTATATTTGTCAGACTTGTGGTTATGTATCGCCGCAAATGTTGGGGCGTTGTCCTAATTGTGGTGCTTGGAATCAAATGGTGGAAGAAATTGAACGTCCGGTCAACACCAAGGCGACGCCGAGTCGGACGTCCGTGTCACATAGTCAACCTATGAAGTTAAACGCAGTGCAATTTGATGAGCAGCAAAGGCATCAAACCGGCATTTCTGAGTTGGATCGAGTGTTAGGCGGTGGTGTGGTACCTGGTTCGTTGGTCCTGATTGGTGGCGATCCGGGGATTGGCAAGTCGACTTTGTTATTGCAAGTGTCGGGGCAATTGGCACAAACGGGTGGCAAAGTTTTGTACGTTTCTGGTGAAGAAAGTGCTTCCCAAATTAAATTGCGCGCCAATCGGTTGCAAATCACGGCAGATAATTTGTATTTATATCCTGAAACAGATATGAGTGCCATTCGCGATGCGATTGCTGAGCAAAAACCTAATTATTTGGTCATTGATTCAGTGCAAACGATGAATGAGCCTGAATTGGCGTCGGCAATCGGCAGCGTGGCCCAAATTCGCGAAGTGACGGCTGAATTAATGAATATTGCTAAGCAACAAGGCGTCAGTGTTTTTGTCGTGGGTCATGTCACGAAAGGCGGGGCCATTGCGGGACCGAAAATTTTGGAACATATGGTTGATACGGTTTTGTATTTTGAAGGCGATTTGCATCATAATTATCGAATTTTGCGTTCTGTCAAAAATCGTTTTGGTTCCACGAATGAAATCGGCATGTTTGAGATGAATAACGATGGTTTAAGAGAGGTGACGAATCCGTCCGAAATCTTTTTAGAGGAGCGTTTGGCGCAAGCAACGGGTTCGGCAGTGGTCGTTTCAATGGAGGGCACGCGTCCAATTTTAGTGGAAATTCAATCTTTGATTAGTCCAACTCTGTATGGTAACGCGAAACGAACAACGACTGGTTTGGACCATAATCGGGTTTCGGTAATTATGGCGGTGTTGGAAAAGCGGGCCAATATTTTATTGCAAAATCAAGATGCTTATCTGAAAGCAACTGGTGGTGTGCGGCTGAATGAACCAGCGATTGATTTAGCCATGGCCATGGCGATTGTGTCCAGTTATAAAGATCAAGGTTTGGCTCCCGATGAATGTTTTGTGGGGGAAATCGGCTTAACCGGCGAAATTCGGCGTGTGAATTTAATCGAACAGCGGATTAAAGAGGCGGCCAAATTAGGCTTCCAAAAAATTTATGTACCGGCTAATAATGATATTGACGTACATGATTTTCCAGAAATTCAAATTGTGGGTGTGAAGACCATTGGCAAGACAATTAAGCAGGTCTTTGGAACGCGAATTTAA
- the gltX gene encoding glutamate--tRNA ligase: MTDNKIRVRYAPSPTGHLHIGNARTALFNYLFARHNKGTFVIRIEDTDTKRNVTGGEQSQLENLKWLGMDWDEGPDVGGDYGPYRQSERQEIYQKYIQQLLDAGVAYESYKTEEELATARELQKAAKIMPHYEYEFAGMTDAQKADTIAKAKAKGIKPVIRIKVPDDKIYEWDDMVKGKVQFESNTIGGDWVIQKRDGMPTYNFAVVIDDHLMQISHVLRGDDHVANTPKQLMIYDYLGWQPPKFGHMSLIINTATGKKLSKRDESVLQFIEQYKERGYLPEAMFNFITLLGWSPVGEDEIFTRKQFIKQFDPKRLSKSPAAFDQKKLEWVNNQYVKAADLSKITDLSIQSLLQAGVIQSNDLDFKTIEWLRALVALFKDQMSYTSQIVELSDIFFHDPAKLDEEAIAELNNDDALVTLQAFGRQIEQLPRFTATQIMQAIFAVRDEVGVKGRKLYMPIRIATTRSMHGPGIGESIELLGYQRTQQHLTETLNQLTD, encoded by the coding sequence TTGACTGATAATAAAATTCGAGTTCGTTATGCGCCTAGTCCAACCGGACATTTACACATTGGCAATGCGCGAACAGCGTTATTTAACTATTTATTTGCACGACATAATAAAGGTACCTTCGTGATTCGGATTGAGGATACGGATACCAAACGAAACGTGACTGGCGGTGAACAAAGTCAGTTAGAGAATTTGAAATGGTTAGGTATGGATTGGGATGAGGGCCCTGATGTTGGTGGGGATTATGGTCCTTATCGCCAGTCAGAACGTCAGGAAATTTATCAAAAATATATTCAGCAATTATTAGATGCTGGTGTGGCTTATGAATCTTATAAGACAGAAGAAGAGTTAGCGACGGCACGCGAATTGCAAAAAGCAGCCAAAATTATGCCGCATTATGAATATGAATTTGCCGGTATGACTGACGCTCAAAAAGCTGACACGATCGCCAAAGCCAAGGCCAAGGGGATTAAACCAGTCATTCGGATCAAGGTTCCTGATGATAAGATTTATGAATGGGACGATATGGTGAAGGGCAAAGTCCAGTTCGAGTCCAATACAATTGGCGGCGATTGGGTGATCCAAAAGCGTGATGGAATGCCAACATATAATTTTGCGGTGGTGATTGACGATCACTTGATGCAAATTAGTCATGTGTTACGTGGCGATGACCATGTAGCTAACACGCCTAAGCAATTGATGATTTATGATTATTTAGGCTGGCAACCCCCGAAGTTTGGCCATATGTCTTTGATTATTAACACGGCCACTGGTAAGAAGCTTAGCAAGCGAGACGAAAGTGTTTTGCAGTTTATTGAACAATATAAAGAACGTGGTTATTTGCCGGAAGCAATGTTTAATTTCATTACCTTGTTAGGTTGGTCACCAGTTGGTGAGGATGAAATCTTTACGCGCAAGCAATTTATTAAACAATTTGATCCCAAACGCTTAAGCAAGTCACCAGCTGCTTTTGATCAGAAAAAATTAGAGTGGGTCAATAATCAGTATGTGAAAGCTGCTGATTTGAGCAAAATTACCGATTTATCTATTCAGAGCTTGCTGCAAGCTGGCGTAATTCAGTCTAACGATTTAGATTTTAAGACGATCGAATGGTTGCGGGCGTTGGTAGCGTTATTTAAAGATCAGATGAGTTATACCAGTCAAATTGTCGAATTGTCCGATATTTTCTTCCATGATCCTGCCAAACTAGATGAAGAAGCGATTGCAGAGTTAAATAATGATGACGCTTTGGTAACTTTACAAGCTTTTGGACGGCAAATTGAACAGTTACCACGCTTTACCGCAACCCAAATTATGCAGGCGATTTTTGCAGTTCGCGATGAAGTAGGTGTTAAAGGTCGCAAATTGTATATGCCAATTCGGATTGCTACGACGCGTTCCATGCATGGTCCGGGGATTGGTGAATCCATTGAATTATTGGGTTATCAACGTACGCAACAGCATTTAACAGAAACACTCAACCAGTTAACAGACTAA
- the cysS gene encoding cysteine--tRNA ligase: protein MIRVFNTLTNQKEKFVPQNPQKVLMYVCGPTVYNYIHIGNARSLVAFDTIRRYLEYRGYQVDYVSNFTDVDDKIIRAAKEQKITPHELTTKYIEAFHEDRLALNVLPATLNPKATDNMNEIISFIQDLLAKGYAYESAGDVYYRTRKFAHYGQLSNQSVDDLEQGASQRITARETAKKEDPLDFALWKQSPADELSWPSPFGYGRPGWHIECSVMAGKYLGATIDIHAGGEDLIFPHHENEIAQSEVHTEQQFAKYWLHNGFVTVGEANEKMSKSLGNFVTVHELLQQVDPQVVRLFMASTQYRRPIQYSKANLQASQNNLQHLTATWQNLNFRLEQLNAQSPLDETVQRQLAQLEHQFQTHMDDDFNVQNGLSDLFEIQRLINTYLKRAQVNQQNLQQLQQVFAQLAGIFGIQFQSEQQLAAQVQDLIEQRQLARQQKDFAQSDAIRDQLKAQGIILEDTPQGTRWHKG from the coding sequence ATGATTCGCGTTTTTAATACTTTAACGAACCAAAAGGAAAAGTTTGTGCCACAAAATCCCCAGAAAGTGCTGATGTATGTCTGTGGTCCGACTGTTTATAATTACATTCATATTGGCAATGCCCGTTCTTTAGTGGCGTTTGATACGATTCGCCGTTATTTAGAATATCGAGGCTATCAAGTCGATTATGTGTCTAATTTTACTGATGTTGACGACAAAATTATTCGTGCAGCCAAGGAACAAAAAATTACGCCCCATGAATTGACGACCAAGTATATTGAAGCTTTTCATGAAGATCGACTGGCGTTAAATGTCTTACCAGCAACACTTAATCCCAAAGCTACTGACAATATGAATGAAATTATTAGCTTTATTCAGGATTTGTTGGCCAAGGGTTACGCTTATGAGAGTGCTGGCGACGTTTATTATCGGACGCGCAAATTTGCACACTATGGTCAATTGTCGAATCAGTCGGTTGATGATTTAGAACAGGGAGCTAGTCAACGAATTACAGCTCGAGAAACGGCAAAAAAAGAAGATCCTTTGGATTTTGCGTTGTGGAAACAATCCCCCGCAGATGAATTATCTTGGCCTTCACCTTTTGGATATGGTCGACCGGGTTGGCATATTGAATGTTCGGTGATGGCGGGCAAATATTTAGGTGCGACGATTGATATTCATGCGGGTGGCGAAGATTTGATTTTTCCTCATCATGAAAATGAAATTGCGCAAAGTGAAGTGCATACAGAGCAACAATTTGCCAAATATTGGTTGCATAATGGCTTTGTAACCGTTGGTGAAGCTAATGAAAAAATGAGTAAATCGTTAGGCAATTTTGTCACGGTGCATGAATTGTTGCAACAGGTAGATCCTCAAGTTGTCCGTTTATTCATGGCAAGTACGCAGTATCGGCGACCGATTCAGTATTCAAAAGCCAATCTGCAGGCTTCACAAAATAATTTGCAGCATCTAACGGCGACATGGCAAAACTTGAATTTTCGCCTCGAGCAATTAAACGCTCAATCCCCTTTAGATGAAACGGTTCAACGGCAATTGGCGCAGTTGGAACATCAGTTTCAAACGCATATGGACGATGACTTTAATGTGCAAAACGGGTTGAGTGATTTGTTTGAGATCCAACGTTTGATTAATACGTACTTGAAACGTGCGCAAGTTAATCAACAGAATTTACAACAATTACAGCAAGTTTTTGCTCAGTTGGCAGGTATTTTTGGAATTCAATTTCAAAGTGAACAGCAGTTGGCTGCGCAAGTGCAAGACTTGATTGAGCAGCGTCAATTGGCACGCCAACAAAAAGACTTTGCCCAAAGTGATGCAATTCGTGACCAATTAAAAGCACAGGGTATTATTTTAGAAGACACTCCTCAAGGAACGCGGTGGCATAAAGGATGA
- a CDS encoding Mini-ribonuclease 3, giving the protein MIDYQQLNGVTLAYLGDAVWEAYVREHLLNQGLTKVNRLQKRATHFVSAKSQAALIALMQQYDYLTDDELAIFKRGRNAKSYTHAKNTSVQTYNISTGFEAIFGYLKASGQDQRLEELAQWCIEQVEAGHSDEFDFR; this is encoded by the coding sequence ATGATTGATTATCAACAACTAAACGGCGTGACTTTGGCTTATCTCGGCGATGCTGTCTGGGAAGCCTATGTCCGTGAACATTTATTAAATCAGGGCTTGACAAAAGTGAATCGCTTACAAAAACGAGCAACACATTTTGTGTCGGCTAAATCCCAAGCGGCACTGATTGCTTTGATGCAACAATATGATTATTTAACAGACGATGAACTGGCAATTTTTAAGCGTGGGCGGAATGCCAAAAGTTATACACACGCCAAAAATACGTCCGTCCAAACGTATAATATTTCGACGGGTTTTGAGGCAATTTTTGGCTATCTCAAGGCAAGTGGACAAGATCAACGATTAGAAGAATTAGCTCAATGGTGTATTGAGCAAGTAGAGGCAGGTCATAGTGATGAATTCGATTTCCGATGA